TGATGCCACCAACTTGATGGCTGAAGACTGGGATAAGCTTTTCCGTAAGACAGTTGCTTCTCGTCAGAGTCTCAACGGTACACCGGTTAACTGGGAAACAGACCTCGAGCCGATTTTCGAGATTCTGCAGAACACTTGTAACCTTGAAAACGCAACAAATTATGCCACAACGCATAAGCTTGAAGGCGTTTTAGCGAAGTACGGTATTGGTACGATTGCTCAGGGTAACTTGAAGCGCGCATGTGCTGTTCTTGAGTACGCGAGCGGTTGTGACCATCCTGAGAACGACATGGAAAACTGTCGTCCAGATCAGTATGACATCACTCCACGCTTTGAGTGGCAGAAGCATGGCGACGTTCGTTACAGCTTCGCACACTGGGTAGACACTCCAATGGGTGGTCCACTTGGCTACGGTCCTTCCGCAGCTGACCCACTGACGGGTGAAATTATCTCAGCGAACGCCAACATTTATGGTGCTTCAATTGATACACTCTCTGCCTATGCAGCTGACCTTGTAACCATGATGAACGGCGACACCACTGTTGCTGACCTCATCAACGGTACGCATATCCGTCAGGCTATGGGACAAGATAGCCAGCAGATGCAAAACCAAATGGGACGCGACATGTTCTCTCTCGAGAAGATGAAGCAGATGAACCAAGACGTTCATAACCATAATGAACTGCAGCCTATTATGAGCGACAAGCAGCCTGAAATGCGCGCGCGCATGGCTCTTGAGCACGTAATCGGTCATGACGCTATTCATCCTGAAATGGCGAGCCAAGCTCGTGAAAGCTCGCGAGCGAAGCTATCACGTGTTCAAGGTAGCTACATTGATACAGAATTGCTAACCAACGACGAACTTCGTCGCGGTGTTATCGGCGCTACCCACTATCAGCCTAACCAAGGCATGATTGGTGGAGAGCACGAAGATTTCACAGCACTTGAGTGGGTTTTGGACGGCGAAGAGTTCCTCGCAGGCAAGCGTGCACTTGATAAGGAACTTGCTTCCAAAAACATCATGATGGCTGAATGGGCTGATGATGGCATGGCATCTGTTGCGGCAGAGCTTCAGGGCAAGACTTGGGACGAAGTTTATGACTTCATGCGTGGCAACATTTATCGTGCAGTTCAGCTTCACGAACTCGGTCACACAGTAGGTCTTCGTCACAACTTCGGCGGTTCTATGGATCCACTGAACTTCCACCATGGTTTCTGGGATGACTACAACCCGACAACCCGCAAGGTTGAACGTGTTGATGAAAACGGCAATCCAACAATGGCAGAGCGCCTCATGTACTCAACCATTATGGATTACGATGCTCGTTTTTATGCTGATAGCTTCGCGGGTCTTGGGCCATACGATAATGCTGCGATTCACTTTGGTTACGGCCAAATGGTTGAAGTATTTGACCATGACCAGGAAACTCCTGGAACACAGTCTGATCTGGCTCTGGGCTTTCAGAACCTGTTCTTCTTCCATGACTACGAGAACATTCCACTTTGGTTTGATGGCACTCTAACGTGCGATAACTCGCTTTCGTGTCACCCTGACTATCTAGAAGCCAACGGTTACTACCAGGATTACAACAGCAACTATAATGCTTCACAAGATACTGACCTCGACCAGGACGTTCGCGACCTAGCCGACTACAATGCAGATCTTAACTATTCACAGTACGACCGGTACTTGAATTCGTACTGGAAGAATGCTGTTGATGGCCGTACACCGCAGGCTGAGAAAATTTCTCAACGTGCTATGATTCCTTTTGAAAATGTATACGCTGAGTGGACTGACTACTGGCGTGATGTTGACTTTGCGATTCCGTTTGATGAAGTTCCTTACGAATTCTGTCCAGATGAATACAGCTGGGCGTCAAACATTTCGTGTCAAACATGGGATAAGGGTGCAAACTACACTGAAATCATTCAGGACCGTGCTTTGCGTCACAATGCATACTACTACATCAGTAACTACAAGCGTGATAAGTTACGTTTTGGAACTAGCACACGTTCATACTTGAACCGCCTGCAGGGTCGTTACTTTGGTCCAATGTCTACCGTCTACCGTTACTACCTCTATGGTACTCAGGGTATTGGTTTTGACAAAAATGGTGACTACCTAACATACACAGACTTTCCTTTCGGTCGCGATTGGCAGTCTGCTGCAATGGAAGGCCTGAACTACTTGAACTCAGTTATTAATCAGCCTGAAGCAGGTATGCACTGTCTCGTGGGAGACACTTACAAGCACTGGGATGATGGCGAAGGCAATCTTCTTCCTGACTGTGTATCTGGCGAAACCATGGACATCCCACTGGGTGTAGGTAAGCCACTTCGCACAACATGGACAGACGAGTACATGTACAAGCCAACAAGCATTGGTTTCTACTGGGACAAGCTTGTAGCGATGCTCGCAATGACCAGCAACGAAGGTTCGTTCGTACGCGATTTATCTGATTACTTGGATAGCGGTACTTTCTCACTTTCATACTGGCGTACACTTCAGCCACAAATGATGGACGTATTCGGTAGTGCATTCGGAACAGGCGAAAGCCCTTACGGATGGCATGTAGATGCAAACACTAATATGTTTGCTTCGAAGCCGGTTGTAGATGTTTACGACCCAGCCACAATGCCTAACTATGACAACATGGCTAAGGTCGAGTCTCCATGGACTTGGAGTCTTCGATATTGGGCAGTTGTACTTCCGTTCACACGTTTCAACTCTATGTTTGACTACACAGCTGACTTCTCGCAGTACGCGAAGGTTTGTCTGGACGGTTACATGGATTGCATGACGTTCACGGATGAAAATGGTGTTAGCCAGGTTGAAACCTACATCGATCCAATCACCAACTATACTTACATTGCTCCTGGCGACCTCGCTGGCGCGACGTCAGTTCTCTTGAACCTGGAATCTCAGCTTGTATCTGACCCAGGTAATGAAGAACTCAAGGCTCAGCTTGCTGATGCAGAAACTGGAACCAAGATGATGCTTGGTGCCCGTATGCTTCAGGAAGCTCAGGACTATGCAACAGATGTATATGCTCCAGCTTTAGCGGCTTGGACGTTGGCAAACGATGCCCACGACCTAGACCCAAGTGAAGCAAATTACACAGCGTTGTTAGACGCTACGTATGCTCTGGACGTCGCTGAGCGCGGTGTTAATGAGAATACAAGCTTCTTGGACATCGTCCGAGACCTCGGTCGCATGACTGAGTACGGTGGTGGTTGGTAATAGCCAACTAGCTAAGTAAAGCTAAAAAATCAGGCCGGGAGTTGGTTATCCAACTTCCGGCCTTTTTTTTGGCGTCAATAGGAGGCACACTTAGGTGTGGCTCAATCACCAGCATATCCCCTTATCGATTTTCACAGCGTAGCCGAACAGGTCGGTGTAGACTTGGAGACGGCCCTAGCAGGTCTTCGTGCACTTTATGCGGATATCGACAAGCGAAATGCCCAAAACACCGCAGGCTTGAACCTCCCGTGCCACAGCGGCTGCGATGCTTGTTGTCATGAGAGCGTATTTTTAACACCACTGGAGTTCTATGGTGCTTGGGATTGGGTTCAGAAAAATGTACCTGAAAATGAGCGCACGCTGATGATTGAGCAGGGGTTAGAGATTTATGCTGAGAACGAGACCACCATCGTGGAGCTTAATCAGCCCGCTAAGCCAGGTGGCCCGAGCCATGACGCTTTGGCGAAAACTCTGAAATTTCGATGCCCGCTTTTGCGTTCCGATGGTCTTTGCGGCGTTTACCCCATGCGGGAACTTTTAGCGCGGCTTTTTGGTTGTAGCTTTAATTCGGACGGTGGGGTCTATGGTTGTCATCTGGTGGGAACCCACTTGGCGGGTAAGCTCGTTACGCTTTTACCGGCGGACACAACGGCCAAGCGTATTCAGGATTTACCTTTTACGCACAAGAGGCAGGTCTATCCTTATTATATCCACCAACTCTATGGGTAAGCTTTGGCTAAGGCTTGAGCACTTGCTCCAGCAACGATGTCGCATGCGCACAATCCGATTCGGTGGCAATCATAGGTGGTAGAATTCGCAAGACGTGGGTTCCTGCTAAGGTTACCAATAAGCCAGCATTTCGAGCCTTTTCAAAAACCGGTCTGGCTTCGCAGGTTAACTCCAGCCCGATCATAAGCCCTCGGCCTCGCACGGAGTGGACAAGTTCGGTCTTACTCTTCAAGCCTTCGAGCATCTCCATAAATTGAGCACCGAGCTTTACGGAGTGCTCCATTAAGCCTTCTTCTTGAACGACGTCCCAGGTTGCAAGCCCGGCCGCGCAGGCTACCGGGTTGCCGCCATAGGTCGAGCCATGGCCACCGATTTTGAGAGGCTCAGATACGGCTTTACTCATCACGAGCGCCCCGAGAGGCATGCCGCCGCCAATGGCTTTGGCCAAAGGCATGATATCCGGAACCATGTCTTCGTGCTGATGGTCAAACCATTTTCCTGTACGTCCACCCGCTGTTTGAATTTCGTCAACGATGAGCAGAGTACCGGTTTGGTCACAGATTTTTCGTAATTCGCTTAGGTAACCTGCATCGGCAACAGCTACCCCGGAATTGCCTTGGATAGGTTCTACGATGAAGGCAGCGGTTTTTGAGGTGATGGCTTTTCGTGCGGCTTCCAGATCGTTGAAAGGGACGTGTGCAACGTTAGGCATCAAAGGTTCAAAGCCAACTTTATATTTGGGGTTTGCGGTAAGGCTGAGTGCTCCAATGGTGCGTCCGTGAAATCCGCCGTGGGTTGCAACCATTTGTGGCCGGTTTTCACCTTTCGAATGAAAATAGAGACGTGCCATTTTAATCGCCGCTTCCACTGCTTCCGCACCAGAATTGCAAAGAAAGACATGGTCTCCAAAGCTGTGGTCGCACAGTCTCTGACACATGTCGATGTAGCCCTTGTGGTGAAACATATTCGATACGTGTGAGAGCCGAGAAGCTTGTTCGCGGATCGCCTCTACAACCTTTGGGTGCCCGTGGCCCAGGGAGTTCACGGCAATCCCAGAAGTGAAGTCGAGGTATTTATTACCGTCTTGGTCCCAAGCCCATACGCCTTCACCGCGCTCTAGAATAAACGGAGCCGGGTTATAGTTTTTGGTCATGTGCTCTTTGGCTGAACTGAGTAGGGCTTGCGTTTGCGTCATGGCACTTCCTCCAGGATAGGGCCGCAAAAAAATACAGCTACGCTTCAAGAGTAGCTCTATAGCCAGAATTTTATGGAGGGGTACAGAGTGGCCTAGAAGAAAGAGACCACTTTTACATAAGAAAACGGCTCCAAGGAAAATAGAGAGACCGTAAGTGTCTGATTTAGAGGATGTATTTGCTCAAGTCTTCCTTGGTGTAGAAATCTTCGAGCGTGGATTTTACAAAAGCGGCATCCACTGTAACGCTTGTTCCGGCACATTCAGGAGCTTCAAATGAGATCTCTTCGAGCA
The Deltaproteobacteria bacterium DNA segment above includes these coding regions:
- a CDS encoding aspartate aminotransferase family protein — translated: MTQTQALLSSAKEHMTKNYNPAPFILERGEGVWAWDQDGNKYLDFTSGIAVNSLGHGHPKVVEAIREQASRLSHVSNMFHHKGYIDMCQRLCDHSFGDHVFLCNSGAEAVEAAIKMARLYFHSKGENRPQMVATHGGFHGRTIGALSLTANPKYKVGFEPLMPNVAHVPFNDLEAARKAITSKTAAFIVEPIQGNSGVAVADAGYLSELRKICDQTGTLLIVDEIQTAGGRTGKWFDHQHEDMVPDIMPLAKAIGGGMPLGALVMSKAVSEPLKIGGHGSTYGGNPVACAAGLATWDVVQEEGLMEHSVKLGAQFMEMLEGLKSKTELVHSVRGRGLMIGLELTCEARPVFEKARNAGLLVTLAGTHVLRILPPMIATESDCAHATSLLEQVLKP